In Xenopus laevis strain J_2021 chromosome 2S, Xenopus_laevis_v10.1, whole genome shotgun sequence, a genomic segment contains:
- the LOC108709155 gene encoding putative olfactory receptor 52P1 has product MFCNKFLLVIMSNLSRANQISSPFILIGIPGMEEMHVWISIPLCCMYIVTISANITVLLIIKADRRLHQPMYLLLSMLLVTDLVQSNAAIPKMLLLFWFKLRDITFGECLVQMFFIHSLSLMSTSVLVTMAFDRYVAICHPLRYSTILTNSMIAKLGLFVIIRGTLVIFPLPMLVLRLQFCGNRVIEQTYCEHMAVVKLSCGDIRINSVYGLIIALLVAGLDSICLTVSYTMIIMTVLRLPNREARYKVGNTCAAHVGVILVAYIPALFSFMSQRFGASSTLSLQILISNIYLIITPMLNPIIYGIKTKEIRKKVSKLISLS; this is encoded by the coding sequence ATGTTCTGCAACAAGTTCCTGTTAGTCATCATGTCAAACCTCAGCAGAGCCAATCAGATCTCCTCTCCATTCATCCTGATTGGGATCCCAGGGATGGAAGAGATGCATGTTTGGATCTCAATACCACTGTGTTGCATGTATATAGTAACCATTTCAGCCAACATTACTGTTCTTCTTATCATAAAAGCTGACAGGAGGCTTCACCAGCCAATGTACCTGCTCCTTTCCATGTTATTAGTCACTGACCTTGTCCAATCAAATGCCGCCATTCCCAAGATGCTGCTGCTCTTCTGGTTCAAGCTAAGAGACATCACTTTTGGGGAATGTCTAGTACAGATGTTCTTTATCCATTCTTTGTCCTTGATGTCGACTTCTGTACTAGTGACTATGGCCTTTGATCGTTATGTGGCCATTTGCCACCCACTGAGATACTCCACCATCCTGACCAATTCCATGATTGCAAAACTGGGACTGTTTGTGATAATAAGGGGGACATTAGTGATATTTCCTCTCCCAATGCTTGTCTTAAGGCTCCAATTTTGTGGGAATCGTGTCATTGAACAGACTTACTGTGAgcatatggcggtggtaaagCTTTCGTGTGGCGATATCAGAATCAACTCTGTGTATGGGCTAATTATTGCTTTGCTAGTGGCAGGATTAGATTCAATATGTCTTACTGTGTCCTACACCATGATTATAATGACTGTGCTGAGACTTCCCAACAGAGAAGCCAGATATAAAGTTGGTAACACATGTGCTGCCCATGTTGGTGTTATCTTAGTGGCATATATCCCAGCCCTCTTCTCCTTCATGTCTCAGAGATTTGGGGCTTCTTCGACCCTATCTCTTCAAATCCTTATTTCCAACATCTACCTGATCATTACTCCAATGTTGAATCCAATCATATATGGTATAAAAACCAAAGAGATTCGCAAGAAGGTGTCAAAATTAATTTCCCTCTCATAG